One genomic region from Magallana gigas chromosome 3, xbMagGiga1.1, whole genome shotgun sequence encodes:
- the LOC105331600 gene encoding translocation protein SEC62 isoform X2, translating into MADKRKKLKKIDQENEKPTKEEYAIAKHLRFNCPVKDAKFVPMQNMVKCFYGNQAINTLLDSKWAKSTKSDIQFTDRKSCVYFLERLMVKGLFHRATKIERSKKDKDKLKKKKKDEEIEDDKEKKNKKDTKKIKDKDAKDSDADKPDTSDEKKVDEKEKKKDEPKKEEKKKKEKKLRLNMADEQRFIDAEEIYVWIYDPVPMSTFLIGLLMVLGAALLCVFPLWPDWLRVAVYYVSLVGASFVGFILFLAVVRGCLFCVLWLLTLGKVHLWILPNLTEDVGFFDSFKPLYTYKFITKEDKENEKKKKEEKQKKKKKQEQEANDSESEVNDKNEDQGEGQEEEGGEEEQNGDQEFELVDREDLEEEQEEEDEEEQGEEGEETEEGEGNVTEEEDKKTK; encoded by the exons ATGGCTGACAAAAggaaaaaattgaagaaaattgaTCAA GAAAATGAGAAGCCAACAAAAGAAGAGTATGCAATCGCCAAACACCTGAGATTCAATTGTCCAGTCAAAGATGCCAAGTTCGTTCCCATGCAGAATATGGTCAAATGTTTCTATG GAAATCAAGCCATAAACACTTTGCTGGATTCTAAATGGGCAAAATCTACCAAGAGTGATATCCAATTCACAGACAGAAAATCATGTGTTTATTTTCTAGAAAG GTTGATGGTGAAAGGTCTCTTCCATCGAGCCACAAAAATTGAACGAAGCAAAAAAGACAAAGACAagttaaagaagaaaaagaaagatgaaGAAATAGAAGATGACAAG GAAAAGAAGAACAAAAAAGACACTAAGAAGATCAAGGACAAAGATGCTAAAGATTCTGATGCTGATAAACCAGACACTTCAGATGAGAAAAAG gtagatgaaaaagaaaaaaagaaggatgaaccaaagaaagaagaaaagaagaagaaagaaaagaaactgAGATTGAACATGGCAGATGAACAGCGGTTTATTGATGCAGAAGAG ATATATGTGTGGATATACGACCCTGTGCCAATGTCTACATTTCTTATAGGGCTCCTTATGG TGCTTGGTGCTGCTTTACTGTGTGTGTTCCCCCTGTGGCCCGACTGGCTGAGAGTGGCCGTTTACTACGTCAGTTTAGTGGGAGCCAGTTTTGTTGGGTTTATTCTGTTCTTGGCTGttg TTCGAGGATGCCTGTTTTGTGTTCTGTGGTTACTGACTCTGGGCAAAGTGCATTTATGGATTCTCCCTAATCTAACAGAGGATGTGGGATTCTTTGATTCATTCAAGCCATTATATACATACAAATTCATTACCAAGGAAGATAAAgagaatgaaaaaaagaagaaagaagaaaagcaaaaaaagaagaagaagcaGGAGCAAGAGGCCAATGACTCAGAGAGTGAGGTCAACGATAAAAACGAGGACCAAGGTGAAGGTCAGGAGGAGGAGGGAGGGGAGGAGGAGCAGAACGGGGATCAGGAGTTTGAATTGGTTGACAGAGAGGACCTAGAGGAGGAGCAAGAAGAGGAAGATGAGGAGGAGCAGGGGGAAGAAGGGGAGGAAACTGAAGAAGGGGA
- the LOC105331600 gene encoding translocation protein SEC62 isoform X1 → MPRVRPKYELCVGFEEEDVSENEDGGDGGGDEGEEGEFDIQQVWQQMKQEAEDRTRAEEKQTGKAGAIQENNKKAKQRSSFLNWKQKIQENEKPTKEEYAIAKHLRFNCPVKDAKFVPMQNMVKCFYGNQAINTLLDSKWAKSTKSDIQFTDRKSCVYFLERLMVKGLFHRATKIERSKKDKDKLKKKKKDEEIEDDKEKKNKKDTKKIKDKDAKDSDADKPDTSDEKKVDEKEKKKDEPKKEEKKKKEKKLRLNMADEQRFIDAEEIYVWIYDPVPMSTFLIGLLMVLGAALLCVFPLWPDWLRVAVYYVSLVGASFVGFILFLAVVRGCLFCVLWLLTLGKVHLWILPNLTEDVGFFDSFKPLYTYKFITKEDKENEKKKKEEKQKKKKKQEQEANDSESEVNDKNEDQGEGQEEEGGEEEQNGDQEFELVDREDLEEEQEEEDEEEQGEEGEETEEGEGNVTEEEDKKTK, encoded by the exons ATGCCGCGTGTCCGCCCAAAATACGAGTTGTGTGTGGGGTTTGAGGAGGAAGATGTGAGTGAAAACGAGGATGGGGGAGACGGGGGTGGTGACGAGGGGGAGGAGGGGGAGTTTGACATCCAGCAGGTGTGGCAGCAAATGAAACAGGAGGCGGAGGATCGGACACGGGCCGAGGAGAAGCAGACGGGCAAGGCAGGTGCGATCCAGGAGAACAACAAGAAGGCCAAGCAGCGCAGCTCCTTCCTCAACTGGAAGCAGAAGATCCAG GAAAATGAGAAGCCAACAAAAGAAGAGTATGCAATCGCCAAACACCTGAGATTCAATTGTCCAGTCAAAGATGCCAAGTTCGTTCCCATGCAGAATATGGTCAAATGTTTCTATG GAAATCAAGCCATAAACACTTTGCTGGATTCTAAATGGGCAAAATCTACCAAGAGTGATATCCAATTCACAGACAGAAAATCATGTGTTTATTTTCTAGAAAG GTTGATGGTGAAAGGTCTCTTCCATCGAGCCACAAAAATTGAACGAAGCAAAAAAGACAAAGACAagttaaagaagaaaaagaaagatgaaGAAATAGAAGATGACAAG GAAAAGAAGAACAAAAAAGACACTAAGAAGATCAAGGACAAAGATGCTAAAGATTCTGATGCTGATAAACCAGACACTTCAGATGAGAAAAAG gtagatgaaaaagaaaaaaagaaggatgaaccaaagaaagaagaaaagaagaagaaagaaaagaaactgAGATTGAACATGGCAGATGAACAGCGGTTTATTGATGCAGAAGAG ATATATGTGTGGATATACGACCCTGTGCCAATGTCTACATTTCTTATAGGGCTCCTTATGG TGCTTGGTGCTGCTTTACTGTGTGTGTTCCCCCTGTGGCCCGACTGGCTGAGAGTGGCCGTTTACTACGTCAGTTTAGTGGGAGCCAGTTTTGTTGGGTTTATTCTGTTCTTGGCTGttg TTCGAGGATGCCTGTTTTGTGTTCTGTGGTTACTGACTCTGGGCAAAGTGCATTTATGGATTCTCCCTAATCTAACAGAGGATGTGGGATTCTTTGATTCATTCAAGCCATTATATACATACAAATTCATTACCAAGGAAGATAAAgagaatgaaaaaaagaagaaagaagaaaagcaaaaaaagaagaagaagcaGGAGCAAGAGGCCAATGACTCAGAGAGTGAGGTCAACGATAAAAACGAGGACCAAGGTGAAGGTCAGGAGGAGGAGGGAGGGGAGGAGGAGCAGAACGGGGATCAGGAGTTTGAATTGGTTGACAGAGAGGACCTAGAGGAGGAGCAAGAAGAGGAAGATGAGGAGGAGCAGGGGGAAGAAGGGGAGGAAACTGAAGAAGGGGA